In Musa acuminata AAA Group cultivar baxijiao chromosome BXJ2-8, Cavendish_Baxijiao_AAA, whole genome shotgun sequence, one genomic interval encodes:
- the LOC135618317 gene encoding bidirectional sugar transporter SWEET14-like, with translation MAGLSLQHPLPFTFGMLGNLISFMVFLAPIPTFYRVYRKKSTEGFHSLPYVVAVFSCMLWIYYAYVKTDSILLITINSFGVFIETAYITIYLIYAPKKTRIMSMRIFVLLNVVAFAAIILLTQLLFTGSIRLKVLGWICVGFSVSVFAAPLSVIRLVIRTKSVEFLPFYLSFFLTLSAIAWFGYGLFTKDIYVQLPNVLGFLFGVAQMVLYIVYKKKKNVVVEPAGIEHIVRIAELAIAPASELQAGVEENDHRKKASEGSTEGVEKAKMAAEEGVEIDAV, from the exons ATGGCTGGCCTATCACTGCAACACCCTTTACCTTTCACCTTCGGCATGCTag GCAACCTCATCTCCTTCATGGTTTTTCTCGCCCCAAT CCCCACGTTCTATCGAGTTTACCGGAAGAAATCAACAGAAGGGTTCCACTCCCTGCCTTACGTTGTTGCTGTGTTCAGCTGCATGCTGTGGATCTACTACGCTTATGTCAAGACCGATTCCATCCTCCTCATCACCATAAACTCCTTCGGAGTATTCATCGAGACAGCCTACATCACCATCTACCTCATCTACGCCCCCAAGAAGACTAGG ATCATGTCTATGCGAATATTCGTGCTCTTGAATGTGGTAGCGTTTGCCGCGATCATTCTCTTGACTCAGCTACTCTTCACTGGCTCCATTCGCTTGAAGGTGCTTGGATGGATCTGCGTCGGCTTTTCCGTCAGTGTCTTTGCTGCTCCGCTGAGCGTCATA AGGCTGGTTATCCGTACAAAGAGCGTAGAGTTTCTGCCGTTCTACCTCTCCTTCTTCCTCACGCTGAGCGCGATCGCGTGGTTCGGCTACGGCCTGTTCACCAAGGACATCTATGTTCAG CTCCCGAACGTGCTGGGCTTCCTATTTGGAGTCGCACAAATGGTACTCTACATAGtctacaagaagaagaagaacgtcGTCGTGGAGCCGGCGGGGATCGAACACATCGTCAGGATTGCGGAGCTGGCGATAGCTCCAGCTTCGGAGTTGCAGGCCGGCGTCGAGGAGAACGATCATCGGAAGAAGGCGAGTGAGGGCAGTACTGAAGGCGTAGAGAAGGCAAAGATGGCAGCCGAGGAAGGGGTTGAGATTGACGCAGTATGA